Proteins from a single region of Rhodospirillales bacterium:
- a CDS encoding adenylate/guanylate cyclase domain-containing protein gives MNGSYRRTARLSAPSQMDRGAAGGGAFARRLGAALTVMVLIAGAVLAGDLAVRILPAIATASYWAEDVCIALMSPPQPQHPDIVIVAVTEDTLAALPYRSPLDRDFLAGLIERLEDAGARAIGLDILLDQPTEPEKDAHLSRVIETAPIPIIAGYATPTDLLTPRQAAFLDRYVPASQRGLVNLMTDGKLGTVRWIITNRSENGITTPGFAAALARAVGVEPPAEAVALAYRAPPDKTSPPFRTYPAHTLALLPKAWFAGKVVLIGSDLPLADRHRTPWAARDGVSAGSHAGVAIHAQALAQLLDRRSPPELGRISTLAILAGAAVLGLLLSTIHRALPVQIGTAAGGLAALWVLGFGLFRLSALMLPLVAMSLSYALAWAAGNAHWRGTAWRQREFIRQAFSQFTAPAIVDRLIANPEQLRLGGEKRHITTLFTDLSGFTAWFEQSDPQEALTVLSQYLSGMAQIAFEHGGTIDKIIGDALHLLFGAPLDQSDQATRAVRCALAMDAFGLDFCARQQAQGQGFGATRIGVHAGPAVVGNFGGDRFFNYTAYGDTVNTAARLESANKSLGGRVCVSGAVVTGCPDLVFRPVGALRLVGKEHPVDAFEPLAADSPALTDLAKYLVAFRLMKDDDQAALGAFEQLRSSRPDDWLYRLHAGRLLRGEQGTLLVLKDK, from the coding sequence GTGAACGGCTCGTACCGGCGCACCGCGCGGCTGTCGGCGCCGTCGCAGATGGATCGCGGGGCGGCAGGCGGCGGCGCGTTCGCACGGCGTCTCGGGGCAGCACTGACGGTGATGGTGCTGATTGCCGGTGCGGTCCTCGCCGGCGATCTTGCCGTGCGCATACTGCCGGCGATCGCCACGGCATCATACTGGGCCGAAGACGTCTGCATCGCGCTGATGTCGCCGCCGCAGCCGCAGCACCCCGACATCGTCATTGTCGCGGTGACCGAAGACACGCTCGCCGCCCTGCCCTACCGCTCGCCGCTCGACCGCGACTTCCTCGCCGGTCTGATCGAGCGACTCGAAGACGCCGGCGCGCGCGCCATCGGCCTCGACATTCTTCTCGATCAGCCGACCGAGCCGGAAAAGGACGCACACCTCAGCCGGGTGATCGAGACCGCGCCCATCCCGATCATCGCCGGCTACGCTACCCCCACGGATCTGCTGACCCCACGGCAAGCGGCCTTTCTCGATCGCTACGTTCCCGCGAGCCAGCGCGGGCTGGTCAATCTGATGACCGACGGCAAGCTCGGCACCGTTCGCTGGATCATCACCAACCGCAGCGAGAACGGCATCACCACGCCCGGCTTTGCTGCGGCACTCGCCCGCGCCGTCGGTGTCGAGCCGCCGGCAGAGGCGGTGGCACTCGCCTACCGGGCGCCGCCTGACAAGACGAGCCCGCCGTTCCGCACCTACCCAGCGCACACCCTCGCCCTGCTCCCCAAGGCGTGGTTCGCCGGCAAGGTGGTGTTGATCGGCTCGGACCTGCCGCTCGCCGATCGCCATCGCACACCGTGGGCGGCGCGCGACGGCGTTTCCGCAGGCTCCCACGCCGGGGTCGCCATCCACGCGCAGGCGCTGGCCCAGCTGCTGGACCGGCGCTCGCCGCCAGAGCTTGGGCGGATCAGCACCCTCGCCATCCTTGCCGGCGCGGCGGTGCTGGGCCTGCTGCTCTCCACCATCCACCGCGCGCTGCCGGTGCAGATCGGCACCGCCGCCGGCGGCCTCGCGGCGCTGTGGGTCCTTGGCTTCGGGTTGTTCCGGCTGAGCGCGCTGATGTTGCCGCTGGTGGCGATGAGCCTCTCCTATGCGCTGGCGTGGGCGGCCGGCAATGCCCACTGGCGGGGCACCGCTTGGCGCCAGCGCGAGTTCATCCGCCAGGCGTTCTCGCAGTTCACCGCACCGGCGATCGTCGACCGGCTGATCGCCAACCCGGAACAACTGCGCCTCGGCGGAGAAAAACGCCACATCACCACCTTGTTCACCGATCTCAGCGGCTTTACCGCGTGGTTCGAGCAATCGGACCCCCAGGAGGCGCTAACGGTGCTCAGCCAATACCTTAGCGGCATGGCGCAGATCGCGTTCGAACACGGCGGCACGATCGACAAGATCATCGGCGATGCCCTGCACCTGCTGTTCGGCGCGCCGCTCGACCAGTCGGACCAAGCGACGCGGGCAGTGCGCTGCGCGCTGGCGATGGACGCCTTCGGCCTCGACTTCTGCGCCCGTCAGCAGGCGCAAGGCCAGGGGTTCGGTGCCACCCGCATCGGCGTGCATGCCGGCCCCGCCGTGGTCGGCAATTTCGGAGGCGACCGATTTTTCAACTACACCGCCTACGGCGATACCGTGAATACCGCCGCCCGCCTCGAGAGCGCCAACAAAAGCCTCGGCGGCCGGGTGTGCGTCAGCGGCGCCGTTGTCACCGGCTGCCCGGACCTGGTGTTCCGCCCGGTGGGCGCGCTGCGCCTCGTCGGCAAGGAGCATCCGGTCGACGCGTTCGAGCCGCTGGCTGCCGATTCACCGGCGCTCACCGATCTTGCGAAATATCTTGTCGCCTTTCGCCTGATGAAGGACGATGACCAAGCTGCCCTGGGAGCATTTGAGCAATTGCGGTCCAGTCGTCCTGACGACTGGCTCTATCGGCTACATGCGGGACGACTGCTGCGGGGCGAGCAAGGAACGCTTCTGGTGTTGAAGGACAAGTAA
- a CDS encoding CHAT domain-containing protein, whose protein sequence is MAAILIALCGCEAGAFHAAGPAPAAPAAPAANSGVAQSLGTNRIGEPCRLTAAPRDAAPKESAAAYDAFCGRWEAPSGRILSVGGDAEPGTLAAGGWWRDHLEEATACADPQPATILGDVPAVVLDCALRPGGWPYRAVAARINDRVFLGDAIPASEAAMQRGIGLLANHPVEPAAGNEGERSAAAPSPAPESDAANGLYSAGDLASYRALLRRAQYENFLGNHSEAERRYREALALQQRLLPGDKGGLAFVLMHLALELSNQQRFSEADVLFSSAGELLSASTDATDEARWTSYKALHFANQRRYATALEWARRASALRLELARTSRPDLFRRFIGAVEPGQFAEGDRAGRIGELVIGGEAETALGDIVQSRYLEAAMLVRLDRASEAAAPLAEAERVLDADPRAPRRWMAPILLLRAEMFERSGDLGQAERTLRECIEAQRAVFADARIEGLAEIALGRVLAANDRPQETLLAFERGFAILREQGGGLAMDEALPYFRTALNEAQRHPEQRAELFAAMFAAGQLVRGTVTGQTIALAAARLAASDSESGSLIRGLQDARRRRDALAQTLAEAQASPTTLPPQITMVEQQLAAANADVARLGRSVQAAMPRYNQLIDAPVDIGQALAARHPDEALAQILVGRDGSVGLLIDGEGIEVYEIALRDDEARAAVAQLRRPFDASIGAAFDVEVAHRLYRTLFGPVQDRLARSRHLAVVPSGPLLSLPFAVLVSEPVSAVVDGDYTRVPWLVRDHALTLAPSVQSFIQLRTEAARSPAPRPFIGFGDFVPPRDPDAILAAVHLPPSCRSEALVIAELPRLPATATEVRTIAATMGAPANAVILGADFTEATLNHTRLDDYRVVYLATHGLLPQRLDCWAEPSLVVSRPVTGEDGSDGLLVASEIAELKLDADLVVLSACNTAGPAGQSGGESLSGLTRAFFYAGARALLVTHWQIPDAPTVHLMVGLFRGIAERNLSIDEALQASQVAVASERATSHPLNWAAFTVVGDGYRQLDIPRPLAGAPAAAG, encoded by the coding sequence ATGGCCGCGATACTGATCGCGCTCTGCGGCTGTGAGGCAGGAGCGTTCCACGCTGCCGGTCCGGCGCCCGCCGCGCCGGCTGCCCCCGCCGCCAACAGCGGCGTTGCCCAGTCGCTCGGCACCAACCGCATCGGCGAGCCGTGCCGACTGACCGCGGCACCGCGCGATGCCGCGCCGAAGGAGAGCGCCGCCGCCTACGACGCCTTCTGCGGTCGCTGGGAGGCCCCGAGCGGGCGTATCCTCAGCGTTGGCGGCGACGCCGAACCGGGGACGCTTGCCGCCGGTGGCTGGTGGCGCGATCACCTGGAGGAAGCAACCGCGTGCGCGGACCCGCAACCGGCAACCATCCTCGGCGACGTGCCGGCGGTCGTTCTTGATTGCGCGCTGCGCCCCGGCGGCTGGCCCTACCGGGCGGTGGCAGCGCGGATCAACGATCGCGTCTTCCTCGGCGACGCCATTCCGGCGAGCGAGGCGGCGATGCAGCGGGGCATCGGCCTGCTCGCCAACCACCCGGTCGAGCCCGCCGCCGGGAACGAAGGAGAGCGATCCGCCGCGGCACCGTCGCCTGCCCCAGAGAGCGACGCCGCCAACGGCCTTTACAGCGCTGGTGATCTTGCCAGCTACCGCGCCCTGCTGCGCCGCGCCCAGTACGAGAACTTCCTCGGCAATCATTCCGAGGCCGAGCGGCGCTATCGCGAGGCGCTGGCGCTCCAGCAGCGGTTGCTGCCCGGCGACAAGGGTGGCCTCGCCTTCGTGCTGATGCACCTGGCGCTGGAACTCAGCAACCAGCAGCGATTCAGCGAGGCCGACGTGCTGTTCTCCAGCGCCGGCGAGCTGCTATCGGCGTCGACCGATGCCACCGACGAGGCTCGCTGGACCAGCTACAAGGCGCTGCACTTCGCCAACCAGAGGCGCTACGCGACGGCGCTCGAATGGGCGAGGCGGGCGAGCGCGCTGCGCCTCGAGCTGGCCCGCACGTCGCGCCCCGATCTGTTCCGCCGCTTCATCGGCGCTGTCGAGCCCGGCCAGTTCGCCGAGGGCGACCGCGCCGGACGAATCGGCGAGCTGGTGATCGGCGGCGAGGCGGAAACCGCGCTCGGTGACATCGTCCAGAGCCGCTATCTCGAGGCGGCGATGCTCGTCCGTCTCGACCGCGCGAGCGAGGCGGCGGCGCCGCTCGCCGAGGCCGAACGGGTGCTCGATGCCGATCCGCGGGCACCGCGGCGATGGATGGCGCCGATTCTGCTGCTCAGGGCCGAGATGTTCGAGCGCTCCGGCGATCTCGGACAGGCCGAGCGGACGCTGCGCGAATGCATCGAGGCGCAGCGCGCGGTCTTCGCCGATGCGCGCATCGAAGGCCTTGCCGAGATCGCCCTCGGCCGGGTGCTGGCGGCAAACGACCGGCCACAGGAAACTTTGTTGGCATTCGAGCGCGGCTTTGCGATCCTGCGGGAGCAAGGCGGCGGCCTCGCCATGGACGAAGCGCTCCCCTACTTCCGCACCGCGCTCAACGAAGCGCAACGCCACCCCGAGCAGCGCGCAGAGCTGTTTGCGGCGATGTTCGCGGCCGGACAACTGGTGCGCGGCACCGTCACCGGCCAGACCATCGCCCTTGCCGCGGCACGGCTCGCCGCCAGCGACAGCGAGAGCGGCAGCCTGATCCGCGGATTGCAGGACGCCCGCCGCCGCCGCGACGCCCTCGCGCAGACACTCGCCGAGGCCCAGGCCAGCCCGACGACGCTGCCGCCGCAGATCACCATGGTGGAGCAGCAGTTGGCGGCCGCCAACGCCGACGTCGCCCGCCTGGGTCGGTCCGTCCAGGCGGCGATGCCGCGCTACAACCAGCTCATCGACGCCCCGGTCGACATCGGCCAGGCGCTCGCCGCTCGCCATCCCGACGAGGCGCTGGCGCAGATCCTCGTCGGCCGCGACGGCTCGGTCGGCCTACTGATCGACGGTGAAGGTATCGAGGTCTACGAGATCGCGCTTCGCGACGACGAGGCACGCGCGGCGGTGGCGCAGTTGCGCCGGCCGTTCGACGCCAGCATCGGCGCTGCCTTCGACGTCGAGGTCGCGCACCGGCTCTATCGCACCCTGTTCGGCCCGGTGCAGGACCGCCTCGCCCGCTCCCGGCACCTGGCGGTGGTACCGAGCGGCCCCCTGCTCAGCCTGCCGTTCGCGGTGCTGGTCAGCGAGCCGGTCTCCGCGGTGGTCGACGGCGACTACACACGGGTGCCATGGCTGGTTCGCGACCATGCGCTGACCCTGGCACCGTCGGTGCAATCGTTCATCCAGCTTCGCACGGAAGCTGCACGCTCGCCGGCGCCGCGCCCGTTCATCGGGTTCGGCGACTTCGTGCCGCCGCGCGATCCCGACGCCATCCTCGCCGCAGTCCATCTGCCGCCGAGCTGTCGCAGCGAAGCCCTCGTCATCGCCGAGTTGCCGCGCCTGCCCGCCACGGCGACCGAGGTGCGTACCATTGCCGCGACGATGGGGGCACCGGCGAACGCGGTGATCCTCGGCGCCGACTTTACGGAAGCGACGCTCAATCACACCCGGCTCGACGACTACCGGGTCGTCTACCTCGCCACCCACGGTTTGCTGCCCCAGCGACTCGACTGCTGGGCGGAGCCGTCGCTGGTCGTCTCCCGCCCCGTGACCGGCGAGGACGGCAGCGACGGGCTCCTGGTCGCCAGTGAGATCGCCGAGCTGAAGCTCGACGCCGATCTCGTGGTGCTGTCCGCGTGCAATACCGCGGGTCCGGCCGGGCAGTCGGGGGGCGAGAGCCTGTCCGGCCTCACCCGCGCCTTCTTCTATGCCGGCGCCAGGGCACTGCTGGTCACCCACTGGCAGATCCCTGACGCGCCGACCGTTCATCTGATGGTCGGGCTGTTCCGCGGCATCGCCGAGCGTAACCTTTCAATCGACGAAGCCCTGCAGGCAAGCCAAGTCGCGGTGGCGAGCGAGCGCGCGACCTCGCACCCGCTCAACTGGGCGGCGTTCACCGTCGTCGGCGACGGCTACCGGCAACTCGACATTCCTCGTCCGCTGGCGGGTGCGCCCGCCGCCGCCGGATGA
- a CDS encoding filamentous hemagglutinin N-terminal domain-containing protein has protein sequence MISTHAPLGIVLRLAAVIAVAAAPAAAAPEGGKVTGGCATITQGDGITRIDQFTDKAIIDWRKFSLDASEIARFHQPGANAVALNRVRGSDPSVILGQLQANGHVFLVNPNGVVFGPGAKVDVHGLVATTADIRNDDFLAGRYRFTIPSPNPDAAVVNQGTITFGETGLAALVAPSVRNDGAIVGTLGEVTLAGAAGFSLDLQGDGLIRFGATRELVDGLSRKGALVTNSGRIEADGGRVIITADAAESVVDQAINAGGIIEARSFALAPGEIVLDGGDHGTVTVTGTLSTTGAEADARGGDIDVLGDRLTLAAGGVIDASGPAGGGSVHVGGDQRGEGGRRRASETVMEPGAVIFADATTQGDGGQVVLWADQKLVFAGTVSARGGSEGGNGGLVETSSTGQLLATGRVDTSAPGGADGSWLLDPLHVVITDNGTTAPPVLADDPPVAGTAYISPAAIAAAGGNVVIEASRTIRVNDALTAANTLTLWAGVGIVIRQPIVSSNDVRIETRDIRTTETGVITAQHLVVNSIAAQAGQPAGPDYAAFSADLVTNVGELSIGRSGDGPAFHDISIVNTGALSIEGAVSQGTVSIRSDGPLVITAPITAGGSGNTIVLAASSIDNRAGAGALDPGAGRFIIYSQSPQTNARGGLVGREIFGRTFATAPPDSLSGTGNTFVYASAAPIDDQARAVATRGTKPPPGNDPAARLAASGPELLAAPPPPSRGSDDLLFSNDGNRELWN, from the coding sequence ATGATCAGCACCCACGCGCCCCTTGGCATCGTCTTGCGCCTTGCGGCGGTGATCGCCGTCGCCGCCGCGCCGGCCGCTGCGGCACCGGAAGGTGGGAAGGTCACCGGCGGTTGCGCGACGATCACCCAGGGTGACGGGATAACCCGCATCGACCAGTTCACCGACAAGGCGATCATCGACTGGCGCAAGTTCAGCCTCGATGCCAGCGAGATCGCCCGCTTCCACCAGCCCGGGGCCAACGCAGTGGCACTCAACCGGGTGCGTGGCAGCGATCCCTCGGTGATCCTCGGCCAGTTGCAGGCCAACGGCCATGTCTTTCTCGTCAATCCCAACGGCGTGGTGTTCGGCCCCGGCGCCAAGGTCGACGTCCATGGCCTCGTCGCCACCACCGCCGACATCCGCAACGACGATTTCCTTGCCGGCCGCTACCGCTTTACGATCCCGTCGCCCAACCCCGATGCCGCGGTCGTCAACCAGGGCACCATCACCTTCGGCGAGACCGGGCTGGCCGCCCTGGTCGCTCCGAGCGTGCGCAACGACGGAGCGATCGTTGGCACCCTCGGCGAGGTGACGCTCGCCGGCGCCGCCGGCTTTTCGCTCGACCTGCAGGGCGACGGCCTGATCCGCTTCGGCGCCACCCGCGAACTCGTCGACGGCCTCTCACGCAAGGGCGCGCTGGTGACCAATAGCGGGCGCATCGAAGCCGACGGCGGCCGGGTGATCATTACCGCCGACGCCGCGGAAAGCGTCGTCGATCAGGCGATCAACGCCGGCGGCATCATCGAGGCGCGCAGTTTCGCGCTTGCGCCGGGGGAAATCGTCCTCGACGGCGGCGATCATGGCACGGTCACCGTCACCGGCACGCTCTCCACCACCGGCGCCGAGGCCGACGCCCGTGGCGGGGACATCGACGTGCTGGGCGACCGGTTGACGCTCGCCGCCGGCGGCGTCATCGACGCCTCCGGTCCCGCGGGTGGCGGCAGCGTGCACGTCGGCGGCGACCAGCGCGGCGAGGGCGGGCGCCGCCGCGCCAGCGAGACGGTAATGGAGCCGGGCGCAGTGATCTTTGCCGATGCCACCACGCAGGGTGACGGCGGCCAGGTGGTGCTGTGGGCCGATCAGAAACTGGTCTTCGCTGGCACCGTCTCGGCACGCGGCGGCAGCGAGGGTGGCAACGGCGGCCTCGTCGAAACCTCGTCAACCGGACAACTCCTGGCCACCGGGCGGGTCGATACCTCGGCGCCAGGCGGCGCCGACGGCTCCTGGCTGCTCGATCCGCTGCATGTCGTCATCACCGACAACGGCACAACGGCGCCTCCGGTCCTCGCCGACGATCCGCCGGTGGCCGGCACGGCGTACATCTCGCCGGCGGCGATCGCTGCCGCCGGTGGCAACGTGGTCATCGAGGCAAGCCGCACCATTCGCGTTAATGACGCCCTCACCGCCGCCAACACCCTGACACTGTGGGCGGGCGTCGGCATCGTCATTCGTCAGCCGATCGTCAGCAGCAACGACGTCCGCATCGAGACCCGCGACATTCGCACCACCGAGACGGGCGTAATTACCGCCCAGCATCTCGTCGTCAACAGTATCGCCGCCCAGGCCGGCCAGCCGGCGGGGCCGGACTACGCCGCGTTTAGCGCCGACCTCGTGACCAATGTCGGGGAACTGTCGATCGGCCGCTCCGGCGACGGTCCGGCGTTCCACGACATCAGCATCGTCAACACCGGGGCGCTGTCGATCGAAGGTGCCGTCTCGCAAGGCACCGTCAGCATCCGTAGCGACGGCCCGCTGGTAATCACCGCACCGATCACCGCCGGCGGCAGCGGCAACACCATCGTGCTGGCCGCCAGCAGTATCGACAACCGCGCCGGCGCGGGCGCCCTCGATCCCGGTGCCGGGCGCTTCATCATCTATTCGCAGAGCCCGCAGACGAACGCGCGCGGCGGCCTCGTCGGCCGCGAGATCTTCGGCCGCACCTTCGCGACGGCGCCGCCGGACAGCCTCAGCGGCACCGGAAATACGTTCGTTTATGCCAGCGCCGCGCCGATCGACGATCAGGCCCGCGCGGTCGCCACGCGCGGCACGAAACCGCCGCCCGGCAACGATCCCGCCGCCCGGCTCGCCGCGTCGGGTCCCGAGCTGCTGGCCGCACCGCCGCCGCCCAGCCGCGGCAGCGACGATCTGCTGTTCTCCAACGATGGCAATCGCGAGCTGTGGAACTGA
- a CDS encoding ShlB/FhaC/HecB family hemolysin secretion/activation protein, with protein sequence MRRCHAFCLSSLAAVLVTGLTLMAGARAQQRPNLPSGALPDIRLQQLAPLPAPQLAPEIPVPETAPARVPAGAEAVRLVFGGFIIDGTTAYPPGKLEAIWQPEVGREITLAEVYRLARDVQQTYRAEGYFLSRVIIPEQRVRDGRFTLRVLEGYIDAVTFEGDVGPAQGLIAAYFEPVTRERPIRLATLERALLLANDVPGVHATALLRSSAKQPGAADLLVTADRRRFAGMLSVDNEGDDFTGEWEASANVSANALTALGEQLTVTGFASEPWNTHAEEVGQASGSLRLGPSGAYLETLASYGDSNPGASLEELDFDSKSLLLSVVAGYPVVRTRDLSLAVRLGFDYINEDTDQFGGQTFSRDRLRVLHVTGRGEIRDSLGGANSGEISLRQGLPVLDATRRSDDDKSRENGTGSATLVRASAARLQPLVGSLAAYGNVASQYAFDHLLSEEQFDLGGSQFGRGYNFSEVSGDDGVGATFELRYSWRPDADIAVSLQPFSFYDVGTVWQRGISEAQTLSSAGVGLRAAIFDSLSIELTMAKPLAAKSQRADDTRDPQFLFRSIGRF encoded by the coding sequence GTGAGACGGTGCCATGCTTTTTGCCTGTCCTCCCTCGCTGCCGTGCTGGTCACCGGGCTCACGCTGATGGCAGGCGCACGTGCCCAGCAGCGCCCCAATCTGCCGTCCGGCGCGCTCCCCGACATCCGCCTGCAGCAGCTCGCGCCGCTCCCGGCACCGCAACTCGCGCCCGAGATCCCGGTGCCGGAAACGGCGCCGGCGCGGGTTCCGGCCGGAGCGGAGGCGGTGCGCCTGGTGTTCGGCGGGTTCATCATCGACGGCACCACCGCCTACCCGCCGGGCAAGCTCGAGGCGATCTGGCAGCCGGAGGTCGGCCGCGAGATCACCCTGGCGGAAGTTTACCGCCTCGCCCGCGACGTTCAGCAGACCTACCGCGCCGAAGGTTACTTCCTCAGCCGGGTGATCATCCCCGAGCAACGGGTCCGTGACGGCCGGTTCACACTGCGGGTGCTCGAGGGCTATATCGATGCGGTAACCTTCGAGGGCGACGTCGGGCCGGCGCAGGGCCTCATCGCCGCCTATTTCGAGCCGGTGACGCGCGAGCGGCCGATCCGCCTTGCGACGCTCGAGCGCGCGCTTCTGCTCGCCAACGACGTGCCCGGCGTCCATGCGACGGCGCTGCTGCGCTCCTCGGCCAAGCAGCCGGGCGCCGCCGATCTGCTGGTTACCGCCGACCGCCGAAGGTTCGCCGGCATGCTGTCGGTCGATAACGAGGGCGATGATTTTACCGGAGAGTGGGAAGCGAGCGCCAATGTTTCGGCGAATGCGCTGACCGCACTCGGCGAACAGCTGACGGTGACCGGCTTTGCCTCCGAGCCGTGGAACACGCATGCCGAGGAGGTCGGCCAGGCGAGCGGCTCGTTGCGGCTCGGCCCAAGCGGCGCCTATCTTGAGACGCTGGCCTCCTACGGCGACAGCAATCCCGGCGCATCGCTCGAAGAGCTCGACTTTGACAGCAAGTCGCTGCTGCTCAGCGTCGTTGCTGGCTACCCGGTTGTGCGCACCCGGGACCTCAGCCTCGCCGTACGCCTTGGCTTCGATTACATCAACGAGGATACTGACCAGTTCGGCGGGCAGACGTTCTCGCGCGACCGGCTGCGGGTCCTGCATGTGACCGGCCGCGGTGAAATACGCGACAGCCTCGGCGGCGCCAACAGCGGTGAGATCAGCCTCCGCCAAGGCCTGCCGGTGCTCGACGCCACCCGACGCAGCGACGATGACAAGTCCCGCGAAAACGGCACCGGCAGCGCCACCCTGGTGCGCGCCTCGGCGGCCCGGCTCCAGCCACTCGTCGGCAGTCTCGCCGCCTACGGCAACGTCGCAAGCCAGTACGCGTTCGACCATCTCCTGTCCGAAGAGCAGTTCGATCTCGGCGGCAGTCAGTTCGGCCGTGGCTATAATTTCAGCGAGGTCAGCGGCGACGACGGCGTCGGCGCAACCTTCGAACTCCGCTACTCGTGGCGTCCGGACGCCGACATCGCGGTATCGCTGCAGCCCTTCAGCTTCTATGACGTCGGGACGGTCTGGCAGCGCGGAATCAGCGAGGCACAGACTTTGTCGTCGGCGGGAGTGGGCTTGCGCGCCGCAATCTTCGATTCGCTGTCGATCGAGCTGACGATGGCCAAGCCGCTTGCGGCGAAGAGCCAGCGGGCGGACGATACCCGCGATCCGCAGTTCCTGTTTCGCTCGATCGGCCGGTTCTGA
- a CDS encoding D-sedoheptulose 7-phosphate isomerase has protein sequence MNAYDFYDSELAAHQEVAGQTARMLRDNFVQALALWSAAIRQGGKILFFGNGGSAGDAQHLATELTIRYSQDRAAIPAIALTTDTSALTACGNDFGFERIFARQIEALGKSGDVAVGISTSGRSKNVCRGLRAARALGLKTITLTGGDGGHVVEISDVCLIVPSAVTARIQEMHIMLGQMLCGALELELGLVSMDEPKR, from the coding sequence ATAAATGCCTACGACTTCTATGACTCCGAACTCGCGGCACACCAGGAGGTCGCCGGTCAGACGGCGCGCATGCTGCGCGATAATTTCGTTCAAGCGCTCGCGTTGTGGAGCGCGGCGATCCGCCAGGGCGGCAAGATCCTTTTTTTTGGCAACGGCGGTAGCGCCGGTGATGCTCAGCATCTGGCGACCGAGTTGACCATTCGCTATTCCCAGGATCGGGCGGCCATTCCGGCGATCGCGCTGACCACGGACACCTCCGCCTTGACTGCCTGCGGGAATGATTTCGGCTTCGAGCGGATTTTCGCGCGTCAGATTGAGGCCCTGGGGAAGAGCGGCGATGTCGCGGTCGGCATTTCGACGTCGGGCAGAAGCAAGAACGTGTGCCGGGGTTTGCGGGCGGCGCGCGCGCTGGGCCTGAAGACAATAACATTGACCGGCGGCGATGGTGGTCACGTAGTCGAAATCAGCGACGTCTGCCTGATCGTGCCTTCGGCGGTGACCGCGCGCATTCAGGAGATGCACATCATGCTCGGCCAGATGCTGTGCGGGGCGCTGGAACTGGAGCTTGGTCTGGTCAGTATGGATGAGCCGAAAAGATGA